Proteins encoded in a region of the Mesotoga sp. BH458_6_3_2_1 genome:
- the surE gene encoding 5'/3'-nucleotidase SurE, producing MKILLTNDDGIQATGIRSLAKRLSRSHEVTIFAPESNRSGVSHSITWLTPVRIRETNTIENVSSFCTSGTPADCVIAATTIKGINSFDLVVSGINHGQNLGVDIRYSGTLSAALEARTQGIPAMAISIVSEENADFIAAVDFSENFVREYNWNKLPRHTVLNVNVPAIPRDKIRGISCTRPGGLIKRRWFDKKVNEWGEEEFWMQKEILHDSHEEDLDYVNVNKGFISVSPIDFFGSCEESFRLSLEEDLKIFEAHWLNKGNEKFSMASFEK from the coding sequence TTGAAAATACTTTTGACTAACGATGATGGAATCCAGGCGACTGGAATAAGATCTCTAGCAAAGAGACTCTCAAGGTCTCACGAAGTAACGATATTTGCGCCCGAGAGCAATCGAAGCGGGGTAAGTCACTCGATAACCTGGTTGACTCCAGTGAGGATACGGGAAACAAATACTATAGAGAATGTTTCCTCGTTCTGTACTAGCGGGACACCGGCCGACTGTGTTATTGCAGCGACTACAATCAAGGGTATCAACAGCTTCGACCTCGTTGTAAGCGGAATCAATCACGGCCAGAATCTTGGTGTGGACATAAGATATTCCGGTACGCTTTCTGCAGCGCTCGAAGCGAGAACTCAGGGTATCCCGGCGATGGCGATCTCTATAGTAAGTGAGGAGAATGCAGACTTCATCGCAGCGGTAGACTTTTCTGAGAACTTTGTCAGGGAGTACAACTGGAACAAGCTCCCGAGACATACCGTTCTTAACGTTAACGTGCCTGCGATACCAAGAGACAAGATCCGGGGAATCAGTTGCACGAGACCGGGCGGTCTCATAAAAAGGCGCTGGTTCGACAAGAAAGTCAACGAATGGGGTGAAGAGGAGTTCTGGATGCAGAAAGAGATCCTTCACGATTCCCATGAGGAGGATCTCGACTACGTGAACGTGAACAAAGGCTTCATTTCTGTGAGCCCGATCGACTTCTTCGGATCATGCGAAGAGAGTTTCAGGTTATCTTTGGAAGAAGATCTGAAGATATTTGAAGCGCATTGGTTAAACAAAGGCAATGAGAAATTCTCGATGGCTTCGTTCGAAAAATAG